Proteins encoded together in one Rhizobium bangladeshense window:
- a CDS encoding polyamine ABC transporter substrate-binding protein — protein MRSTIATVTAVAIAALLTAAPAVAQERVVNVYNWSDYIDDSILADFTKETGIKVVYDTFDSNETVETKLLAGGTGYDVVVPTADFLQRQIQAGVFQKLDKSKLPNISNMWDVIQQRTAAYDPGNEYAVDYMWGTDGIGYNVKKVAEILGPDAKPGLEVIFDPKVAQKFKDCGIYVLDTPKDVMTTALRYLGLDPNSTKAEDFKKVEELLTAVRPYIRKFHSSEYINALANGDICIAFGYSGDMLQARDRAAEAKNGVEVNYSIPVQGAQMWFDMMAIPADAKHVAEAHEFLNYLMRPEVIAKASDHTFYANGNKASQQFVSKEVLEDPAIYPTEEVMKNLFTVKPWDPKTQRTATRIWTKVVTGQ, from the coding sequence ATGAGGTCAACCATCGCAACCGTGACGGCCGTCGCCATTGCCGCGCTCCTTACCGCCGCGCCGGCCGTTGCGCAGGAGCGCGTCGTCAACGTCTACAACTGGTCGGATTATATCGACGACAGCATCCTTGCTGATTTCACCAAGGAAACCGGCATCAAGGTCGTCTACGACACTTTCGATTCGAACGAGACGGTGGAAACCAAGCTGCTTGCCGGTGGCACCGGTTATGACGTCGTCGTTCCCACGGCCGACTTCCTGCAGCGACAGATCCAGGCCGGCGTCTTCCAGAAACTCGACAAGTCGAAGCTGCCGAACATTTCCAACATGTGGGACGTAATCCAACAGCGTACAGCTGCATATGATCCCGGCAACGAATATGCCGTCGACTACATGTGGGGGACCGATGGTATCGGCTATAACGTCAAGAAGGTCGCCGAAATCCTCGGGCCGGATGCCAAGCCCGGTCTCGAAGTGATTTTCGATCCGAAGGTCGCCCAAAAGTTCAAGGACTGCGGCATCTACGTACTCGACACGCCAAAGGACGTCATGACCACGGCGCTGCGTTATCTCGGCCTCGATCCGAACTCCACCAAGGCCGAGGATTTCAAGAAGGTCGAGGAATTGCTGACTGCGGTGCGCCCCTATATCCGCAAGTTCCACTCGTCCGAATATATCAACGCCCTTGCCAATGGCGACATCTGCATTGCCTTCGGTTATTCCGGCGACATGCTGCAGGCCCGCGACCGCGCAGCCGAAGCCAAGAATGGCGTCGAGGTCAATTATTCGATCCCCGTGCAGGGCGCCCAGATGTGGTTCGACATGATGGCGATCCCCGCCGATGCCAAGCATGTGGCCGAAGCGCATGAGTTCCTGAACTACCTGATGAGGCCCGAGGTCATCGCCAAGGCGAGCGACCACACTTTCTATGCCAATGGCAACAAGGCCTCGCAGCAGTTCGTCAGCAAGGAAGTGCTGGAGGATCCGGCTATCTATCCAACCGAGGAGGTGATGAAGAACCTGTTCACGGTAAAGCCATGGGACCCGAAGACTCAGCGCACGGCGACGCGGATCTGGACGAAGGTCGTCACCGGCCAGTAA
- a CDS encoding ABC transporter ATP-binding protein yields the protein MKSLGNIRRAFAPWTDPSAKPFIAFKNVTKRFGNFTAVDDLSLDIYHREFFALLGASGCGKSTLLRMLAGFEQPSSGEIILDGTDLAGTPPYKRPVNMMFQSYALFPHMTVEKNIAFGLKQDGMPKDEMAERVTQMLKLVKLEQFASRKPNQLSGGQRQRVALARSLAKRPKVLLLDEPLGALDKKLREETQFELMDLQQTLGLTFVVVTHDQEEAMTMADRIAVMSHGKVVQVATPAEIYEAPNSRFVADFIGDVNIFDGKVTTSGNGAVEVAVESGFTIRTAATETPAVGNSAGFAIRPEKIRVTRAAPANASVNAAKGEIWDIAYLGDMTVFHIKLPSGKFVRASSLNAQRSVEDPFSYDQDVWVSFDENGGVLLKD from the coding sequence ATGAAATCTTTGGGCAATATCCGCCGCGCTTTCGCACCCTGGACCGATCCGTCCGCAAAACCGTTCATTGCCTTCAAGAATGTCACCAAACGCTTCGGAAATTTCACCGCCGTCGATGATCTGTCGCTTGATATCTATCACCGCGAGTTCTTCGCGCTGCTCGGTGCGTCCGGCTGCGGAAAGTCGACGCTTCTGCGCATGCTTGCCGGCTTCGAACAGCCGAGTTCGGGCGAAATCATCCTCGACGGCACCGATCTCGCCGGCACGCCGCCTTACAAGCGGCCGGTCAATATGATGTTTCAGTCCTACGCGCTTTTTCCGCATATGACCGTCGAGAAGAATATCGCCTTCGGCCTGAAGCAGGACGGCATGCCGAAGGACGAAATGGCCGAACGCGTGACGCAGATGCTGAAGCTCGTAAAGCTCGAGCAATTTGCTTCGCGCAAACCGAACCAGCTCTCCGGCGGCCAGCGCCAGCGCGTCGCGCTCGCCCGTTCCCTCGCCAAGCGTCCGAAAGTGCTGCTGCTCGACGAACCGCTCGGCGCGCTCGACAAGAAGCTACGCGAGGAAACCCAGTTCGAACTGATGGACCTGCAGCAGACACTCGGTCTCACTTTCGTTGTGGTGACCCACGATCAGGAAGAGGCGATGACCATGGCCGACCGCATCGCGGTCATGAGCCACGGCAAGGTCGTGCAGGTGGCAACGCCGGCCGAAATCTACGAGGCGCCGAATTCCCGCTTCGTGGCTGACTTCATCGGAGACGTGAACATCTTCGACGGCAAGGTGACGACGTCAGGAAACGGGGCAGTCGAGGTCGCCGTCGAAAGCGGCTTCACGATCCGTACCGCTGCCACGGAGACGCCGGCGGTCGGCAATAGTGCCGGTTTTGCCATTCGCCCGGAAAAGATCCGCGTGACGCGCGCAGCACCCGCGAACGCCTCGGTCAACGCTGCCAAGGGTGAGATCTGGGATATCGCCTATCTTGGCGACATGACCGTTTTCCACATCAAGCTGCCGAGCGGAAAATTCGTCAGAGCCTCTTCCCTCAACGCGCAACGTTCCGTCGAAGACCCCTTCAGCTATGATCAGGACGTCTGGGTCTCCTTCGATGAGAATGGCGGCGTGCTGCTGAAGGACTGA
- a CDS encoding ABC transporter permease subunit — translation METAASRLYNRLVIIIPYAWLLLFFLAPFFIVFRISLSTTAIAIPPYEPVFSLADGWSAFWSKVATFSFDNYSYLIDDPLYFNAYLSSVIIAAVSTFLMLLIAYPIAYGMAQAPRGIRPTLLMLVILPFWTSFLIRVYSWIAILKPEGLLNQLLLSLHMIDSPLIILNTTTAVYIGIVYSYLPFMVLPLYAALEKMDGTLIEAAQDLGCTPIQAFWRVTFPLSIPGVIAGCMLVFIPAVGEFVIPDLLGGSQTLMIGKTLWNEFNANRDWPVSSAVATILLMILVIPIVFFQNAQAKAEERGR, via the coding sequence ATGGAAACCGCCGCATCGCGCCTCTACAATCGCCTCGTCATCATCATTCCCTATGCTTGGCTGCTGCTTTTCTTTCTCGCGCCGTTCTTCATCGTCTTCCGCATCTCGCTGTCGACGACGGCAATCGCCATACCGCCATATGAGCCGGTCTTCTCTTTGGCCGACGGCTGGAGTGCTTTCTGGAGCAAGGTCGCAACTTTCTCCTTTGACAATTATAGCTACCTCATCGACGATCCGCTTTACTTCAACGCTTATCTCTCGAGCGTCATCATCGCGGCGGTCTCGACCTTCCTCATGCTTCTGATCGCCTATCCGATTGCCTATGGCATGGCGCAGGCGCCGCGCGGCATTCGCCCGACGCTTTTGATGCTCGTCATTCTGCCGTTCTGGACCAGCTTCCTGATCCGCGTCTATTCCTGGATTGCGATCTTGAAGCCCGAAGGACTGCTGAACCAGCTTCTCCTGTCTCTGCATATGATCGACAGCCCGCTGATCATTCTCAACACCACCACCGCCGTTTATATCGGGATCGTCTATTCCTATCTGCCCTTTATGGTGCTGCCGCTCTATGCGGCGCTCGAAAAAATGGACGGCACGCTGATCGAGGCAGCGCAGGATCTCGGCTGCACGCCGATTCAGGCTTTCTGGCGCGTCACCTTCCCGCTGTCGATCCCGGGTGTGATTGCCGGCTGCATGCTGGTCTTCATCCCCGCCGTCGGCGAGTTCGTCATTCCCGATCTTCTCGGCGGTTCGCAGACGCTAATGATCGGCAAGACGCTCTGGAACGAATTCAATGCCAACAGGGACTGGCCGGTTTCCTCGGCGGTCGCGACCATCCTGCTCATGATCCTGGTCATTCCGATCGTCTTCTTCCAGAATGCGCAAGCCAAGGCCGAAGAGCGGGGGAGATAG
- a CDS encoding ABC transporter permease: MLRWTRFNIISVALGFAFLYLPIVLLVVFSFNESKLVTVWGGFSTKWYVSLLSNQALLDAAWVTIRVGLLSATFATILGTMAALTLVRYTRFRGRMLFSGMVYAPLVMPEVITGLSLLLLFVAIGLDRGFWTITLAHTTLTMCFVAVVVQSRLLSFDQSIEEAAQDLGAPPVRTFFEITLPIISPAVFSGWILAFTLSLDDLVIASFTSGPGATTLPMKIYSQVRLGVTPEINAICTILIAIVALGVICASVVTKRREVQRERDERAAAGA, translated from the coding sequence ATGCTGAGGTGGACCCGTTTCAACATCATCTCCGTCGCGCTCGGCTTTGCATTCCTCTATCTGCCGATCGTGCTGCTGGTGGTCTTTTCCTTCAACGAATCGAAGCTCGTCACCGTCTGGGGCGGCTTCTCGACGAAATGGTATGTGTCGCTGCTGTCGAACCAGGCCCTGCTCGACGCCGCCTGGGTGACGATCCGCGTCGGTCTGCTGTCGGCCACCTTCGCAACCATCCTCGGCACCATGGCGGCGCTGACGCTGGTGCGCTATACGCGCTTTCGCGGCCGGATGCTCTTTTCAGGCATGGTCTATGCGCCACTCGTCATGCCCGAAGTCATTACCGGTCTCTCGCTGTTGCTGCTCTTCGTGGCGATCGGCCTCGACCGCGGCTTCTGGACCATCACGCTTGCGCATACGACGCTGACCATGTGCTTCGTCGCCGTCGTCGTGCAATCACGGCTCTTAAGCTTCGATCAATCGATCGAGGAAGCCGCGCAGGATCTCGGCGCGCCGCCGGTGCGGACCTTCTTCGAGATCACGCTGCCGATCATCTCCCCGGCGGTGTTTTCCGGCTGGATCCTGGCTTTCACGCTGTCGCTGGATGACCTGGTGATTGCAAGTTTCACCTCAGGCCCGGGCGCAACCACCCTGCCGATGAAGATCTATAGCCAGGTGCGCCTTGGAGTGACGCCCGAGATCAACGCGATCTGCACGATCCTGATCGCCATCGTCGCGCTCGGCGTTATCTGCGCATCCGTGGTCACCAAGCGGCGCGAAGTGCAGCGCGAGCGCGACGAGCGCGCCGCCGCCGGCGCCTGA
- a CDS encoding AsmA family protein codes for MSTSRHRRWRRKIGPVSRWLPAFARVSTLLLLVALALFVALRVAAPYLITTGFVRSGIEDALSKWTGYHAEIKGDPVLEFWPTPRITLNQVTIGQPRESGDKLLGSIESLSADFSLIDALRGRTSFHEFHLLRPKLALTRDENGLIDWSYAGLLARAISGVRYENGAEVLDPALDAEIGAVTIEDGTLAVTDVKSAKTYNLDSVTADIAWPRLSDAISAVVIARINGVDLKVDFASRQPLLAFAGRSAETRTSLTSSLLTARFQGIASIASLSALSGNIAVNIPDVPAFLTWSGRSVPGVGTLKSASLESNIMSSGSGLRFNDLSLSLNEASATGVMDLSTTAGRRPKIGGTLAFDQMNLKPFLDAFALRLAAGEAEGLSNGISEPLQLLDVDVRLSARRAEMGRFELSDVGASMIVTGGEAKFDIGDSAFEGGEMTAHLEATRRDFDGGGKLQLSIRDADFAGLAERLQLKGPLPLATGSLDLELQSPKAIWTTGPADVTGKLHFWTKEGTIPGIDAGALRTQAAEKPFFPLSAAASGAFTFNRLDLRADFANGSAEIHDANIAGPAQTLTLSGVITYQSNGLALSGSLEATDPAKAAELPLLPFFVGGSWPNPVISPVPLFGGTPHAP; via the coding sequence ATGAGTACGTCTAGACATCGCAGGTGGCGCAGGAAGATCGGGCCTGTTTCGCGCTGGCTGCCGGCCTTCGCCCGCGTCTCGACGCTGCTTCTGCTGGTTGCGCTTGCGCTGTTCGTGGCCCTCAGGGTCGCAGCGCCCTATCTCATCACGACCGGTTTCGTGCGCTCCGGCATCGAGGATGCGCTGTCGAAATGGACAGGTTATCATGCCGAGATCAAGGGCGATCCGGTCCTCGAATTCTGGCCGACGCCGCGCATCACGCTCAACCAGGTCACCATCGGCCAACCTCGCGAAAGCGGCGACAAGCTGCTCGGCAGTATTGAAAGCCTCTCGGCGGATTTCAGCCTTATCGATGCGCTCAGAGGCCGGACGAGCTTTCACGAGTTCCATCTGCTGCGGCCCAAACTGGCGCTGACGCGTGACGAGAATGGCCTGATCGACTGGAGTTACGCAGGCCTGCTTGCGCGCGCGATCAGCGGCGTGCGCTACGAAAACGGCGCGGAGGTGCTGGATCCCGCTCTCGACGCCGAGATCGGTGCGGTGACCATCGAGGACGGCACGCTTGCCGTTACCGACGTCAAGAGCGCCAAGACTTACAATCTCGACAGCGTCACGGCCGACATCGCCTGGCCGCGGCTCTCGGACGCGATCTCGGCGGTCGTCATCGCCCGCATCAACGGCGTGGACCTTAAGGTCGATTTCGCCTCGCGCCAGCCGCTGCTTGCCTTTGCCGGCAGGAGCGCCGAGACGCGCACGTCGCTGACGTCAAGCCTGCTGACGGCGCGTTTTCAAGGGATCGCCAGCATCGCCAGCCTTTCGGCTCTTTCCGGCAATATCGCCGTCAACATTCCCGATGTGCCGGCGTTTCTGACATGGTCGGGCAGATCGGTCCCCGGCGTCGGAACGCTGAAGAGCGCCTCGCTGGAATCCAACATCATGTCGTCGGGCAGCGGGCTGCGTTTCAACGATCTCAGCCTGTCGCTGAACGAGGCGAGCGCCACCGGCGTGATGGACCTTTCGACCACGGCCGGCAGACGGCCGAAGATCGGCGGCACGCTCGCCTTCGACCAGATGAACCTGAAACCATTCCTCGACGCTTTCGCATTGAGATTGGCGGCCGGTGAGGCGGAGGGACTCTCCAACGGCATCAGCGAGCCGCTGCAACTGCTCGACGTCGACGTCAGGCTTTCGGCGCGGCGCGCTGAGATGGGCCGCTTCGAGCTTTCCGATGTCGGCGCCAGCATGATCGTTACCGGCGGCGAAGCGAAATTCGATATCGGCGACAGCGCTTTTGAAGGCGGCGAAATGACGGCGCATCTGGAGGCGACGCGGCGCGACTTCGACGGCGGTGGCAAGCTGCAGTTGTCGATCCGCGATGCCGACTTCGCTGGCCTTGCCGAGCGCCTGCAGCTCAAGGGACCTTTGCCGCTTGCGACCGGATCGCTCGATCTCGAGCTGCAGTCGCCGAAAGCGATCTGGACGACCGGTCCTGCCGACGTCACCGGCAAGCTGCACTTCTGGACGAAAGAGGGGACGATCCCGGGCATCGATGCCGGCGCGCTCAGGACACAGGCCGCAGAAAAGCCGTTCTTTCCGCTGAGCGCAGCGGCGAGCGGCGCCTTTACCTTCAACCGACTGGATCTCCGGGCCGATTTTGCCAACGGTTCGGCCGAGATCCACGACGCGAATATCGCCGGACCAGCGCAGACGCTGACACTTTCCGGCGTCATCACCTATCAATCCAACGGACTGGCGCTGTCCGGATCGCTGGAGGCGACCGATCCAGCCAAGGCGGCGGAGCTGCCGCTTCTGCCGTTCTTCGTCGGCGGCTCATGGCCGAACCCGGTCATCTCGCCGGTCCCGCTTTTTGGCGGCACGCCGCACGCGCCGTAG
- a CDS encoding acetoacetate--CoA ligase: MQDNKPLWVPSAETIAKSPIHAFIERCNAEFGLSLSGFQDLHAWSVAEREKFWSSVWSFCGVKGERGAEVLVDGDNMLGARFFPDATLNFAENLLPHHGEADAIIFRGEDKAWDRWSWDRLRALVSRLQQAFAALGIGKGDRIAAMMPNMPETVAAMLAASSIGAIWSSCSPDFGEQGVLDRFGQIGPRLFIACDAYWYSGKLQDVGPKVAAVAKSLGVPTIVVHYAGDAEAVAGKTPGASTLEAFIAPYEAREIAFTPLAFAHPLYILFSSGTTGVPKCIVHSAGGTLLQHLKEHRLHCGLQAGDKLFYFTTCGWMMWNWLVSGLASGATLCLFDGSPFAPDGNVLFDYAEAEKFAIFGTSAKYIDAVRKGGLTPRASHDLSSLRLMTSTGSPLSPEGFTFVYEGIKEEVQLASISGGTDIVSCFVLGNPLQPVWRGEIQGPGLGLAVDVWSDDGKPVRGQKGELVCTKAFPSMPVMFWNDPDGAKYRAAYFDRFDNVWCHGDFAEWTEHGGLIIHGRSDATLNPGGVRIGTAEIYNQVEQMDEVAEALCIGQEWDDDVRVILFVRLASGVTLTEDLIKAIKTRIRTGASPRHVPAKIIAVADIPRTKSGKIVELAVREVVHGRPVKNQEALANPEALRLFADLRELSD; this comes from the coding sequence ATGCAAGATAATAAGCCACTTTGGGTGCCCTCGGCCGAGACCATCGCCAAAAGCCCGATCCATGCCTTCATCGAGCGCTGCAACGCCGAGTTCGGGCTTTCGCTTTCGGGCTTTCAAGATCTGCACGCATGGTCGGTGGCCGAGCGGGAGAAATTCTGGTCGAGCGTCTGGAGTTTCTGCGGCGTGAAGGGAGAACGCGGCGCAGAGGTGCTCGTCGACGGCGACAACATGCTCGGCGCCCGCTTCTTTCCCGATGCGACGCTCAACTTCGCCGAAAACCTGCTGCCCCATCACGGCGAGGCAGACGCCATCATTTTCCGCGGCGAGGACAAGGCCTGGGATCGCTGGTCGTGGGACCGCCTGCGCGCTCTGGTCTCCAGGCTGCAGCAGGCCTTCGCGGCACTTGGCATCGGCAAGGGCGACCGTATCGCCGCCATGATGCCGAACATGCCGGAGACAGTCGCCGCCATGCTCGCCGCCTCCTCGATCGGTGCCATTTGGTCATCCTGCTCCCCAGATTTCGGCGAGCAGGGCGTGCTCGACCGCTTCGGCCAGATCGGCCCCAGGCTTTTCATCGCCTGCGATGCCTATTGGTACTCCGGCAAACTGCAGGATGTCGGCCCCAAGGTTGCTGCGGTGGCGAAAAGCCTCGGTGTCCCCACGATCGTCGTCCACTATGCCGGCGATGCCGAGGCGGTGGCGGGCAAGACGCCCGGGGCTTCGACGCTGGAAGCCTTCATTGCGCCCTATGAGGCCAGGGAGATCGCGTTTACGCCGCTTGCCTTCGCCCATCCGCTCTACATCCTCTTTTCCTCAGGCACGACGGGTGTGCCCAAATGCATCGTGCATTCGGCCGGCGGTACGCTGCTGCAGCATCTCAAGGAGCACCGGCTCCATTGCGGCCTTCAGGCGGGCGATAAGCTCTTCTACTTCACCACCTGCGGCTGGATGATGTGGAACTGGCTGGTCAGCGGGCTTGCCAGCGGCGCCACGCTCTGCCTGTTCGACGGCTCGCCCTTTGCACCTGACGGCAATGTGTTGTTCGACTATGCCGAGGCGGAAAAATTCGCGATTTTCGGCACCTCGGCAAAATATATCGATGCGGTGCGCAAGGGCGGACTGACGCCCCGCGCCAGCCATGATCTCTCCAGCCTGCGGCTGATGACCTCCACCGGCTCGCCGCTGTCGCCCGAGGGTTTCACCTTCGTCTACGAGGGCATCAAGGAGGAGGTCCAGCTCGCCTCGATCTCAGGCGGTACCGATATCGTTTCCTGCTTCGTGCTCGGCAATCCGCTGCAGCCGGTCTGGCGCGGCGAAATCCAGGGCCCGGGCCTTGGTCTTGCGGTCGACGTCTGGAGCGATGACGGCAAGCCGGTGCGCGGCCAGAAGGGCGAACTGGTCTGCACCAAGGCCTTCCCTTCCATGCCTGTCATGTTCTGGAACGACCCTGATGGGGCCAAATATCGCGCCGCCTATTTCGACCGGTTCGACAATGTCTGGTGCCATGGCGATTTTGCTGAATGGACGGAGCATGGCGGCCTTATCATCCATGGCCGCTCGGATGCGACGCTCAACCCTGGCGGCGTGCGCATCGGCACAGCCGAGATCTACAACCAGGTGGAGCAGATGGACGAGGTGGCCGAGGCGCTGTGCATCGGCCAGGAGTGGGACGATGACGTGCGTGTCATCCTCTTTGTCCGACTTGCGTCCGGTGTAACGCTGACCGAGGATCTCATCAAGGCGATCAAGACGCGTATTCGCACCGGCGCCTCGCCGCGGCACGTGCCGGCAAAAATTATCGCGGTTGCCGATATTCCCCGCACCAAATCCGGCAAGATCGTCGAGCTTGCAGTGCGCGAGGTCGTTCATGGCAGGCCGGTGAAAAACCAGGAGGCGCTCGCCAATCCGGAGGCGCTGCGGCTTTTCGCTGATTTGAGGGAACTGAGTGACTGA